A genomic window from Micromonospora ferruginea includes:
- a CDS encoding ATP-dependent Clp protease ATP-binding subunit, protein MFERFTDRARRVVVLAQEEARMLNHNYIGTEHILLGLIHEGEGVAAKALESLGISLEGVRQQVEEIIGQGQQAPSGHIPFTPRAKKVLELSLREALQLGHNYIGTEHILLGLIREGEGVAAQVLVKLGADLNRVRQQVIQLLSGYQGKEPAAAGAAPGEAAPSTSLVLDQFGRNLTQAAREGKLDPVIGREKEIERVMQVLSRRTKNNPVLIGEPGVGKTAVVEGLSQKIIKGEVPETLKDKQLYTLDLGALVAGSRYRGDFEERLKKVLKEIRTRGDIILFIDEIHTLVGAGAAEGAIDAASILKPMLARGELQTIGATTLDEYRKHLEKDAALERRFQPIQVGEPSLAHTIEILKGLRDRYEAHHRVSITDAALVAAATLADRYISDRFLPDKAIDLIDEAGARMRIRRMTAPPDLRDFDERIAQVRRDKESAIDAQDFERAAQLRDKEKQLLGQKAQREKEWKAGDLDVVSEVDDEQIAEVLGNWTGIPVYKLTEEETSRLLRMEDELHKRVIGQEDAVKAVSKAIRRTRAGLKDPKRPSGSFIFAGPSGVGKTELSKALAEFLFGSEDALIQLDMSEFHDRYTVSRLVGAPPGYVGYDEGGQLTEKVRRRPFSVVLFDEIEKAHPDVFNTLLQILEDGRLTDGQGRIVDFKNTVIILTTNLGTRDVAKAVSLGFQQSEDSESNYDRMKQKVNDELKQHFRPEFLNRIDDTIVFHQLRENEILQIVDIMIQRIEGQLRNKDMGLELTDNAKKYLAKKGFDPVLGARPLRRTIQRDIEDNLSERILFNELTPGQIVVVDCEGDPENIDKSKLVFRGADRPDAVPDAVPADLGAAATGADDTAA, encoded by the coding sequence ATGTTCGAGCGGTTCACCGACCGAGCGCGACGGGTTGTCGTCCTGGCCCAAGAAGAGGCCCGGATGCTCAACCACAACTACATCGGCACGGAGCACATCCTGCTGGGCCTGATCCACGAGGGTGAGGGCGTGGCGGCGAAGGCCCTGGAGAGCCTCGGCATCTCCCTGGAGGGTGTGCGCCAGCAGGTCGAGGAGATCATCGGCCAGGGCCAGCAGGCGCCGAGCGGGCACATCCCGTTCACGCCGCGGGCCAAGAAGGTGCTGGAGCTGTCGCTGCGCGAGGCGCTGCAGCTCGGCCACAACTACATCGGCACCGAGCACATCCTGCTCGGCCTGATCCGCGAGGGCGAGGGCGTCGCCGCCCAGGTGCTGGTCAAGCTCGGCGCCGACCTCAACCGGGTCCGCCAGCAGGTGATCCAGCTCCTCTCCGGCTACCAGGGCAAGGAGCCGGCCGCCGCCGGCGCCGCCCCGGGCGAGGCCGCGCCGTCGACCAGCCTGGTGCTGGACCAGTTCGGCCGGAACCTCACCCAGGCCGCCCGCGAGGGCAAGCTCGACCCGGTCATCGGGCGCGAGAAGGAGATCGAGCGGGTCATGCAGGTGCTGTCCCGCCGCACCAAGAACAACCCGGTGCTGATCGGCGAGCCCGGCGTCGGCAAGACCGCTGTGGTCGAGGGGCTGTCCCAGAAGATCATCAAGGGCGAGGTGCCCGAGACGCTCAAGGACAAGCAGCTCTACACGCTCGACCTCGGCGCCCTGGTCGCCGGCTCCCGCTACCGCGGTGACTTCGAGGAGCGCCTGAAGAAGGTGCTCAAGGAGATCCGCACCCGCGGCGACATCATCCTGTTCATCGACGAGATCCACACCCTGGTGGGTGCGGGCGCGGCCGAGGGCGCGATCGACGCCGCCAGCATCCTCAAGCCGATGCTGGCCCGTGGCGAGCTGCAGACCATCGGCGCCACCACGCTCGACGAATACCGCAAGCACCTGGAGAAGGACGCCGCGCTGGAGCGTCGTTTCCAGCCGATCCAGGTGGGTGAGCCGTCGCTGGCCCACACCATCGAGATCCTCAAGGGCCTGCGCGACCGCTACGAGGCGCACCACCGCGTGAGCATCACCGACGCCGCTCTCGTCGCCGCCGCGACGCTGGCCGACAGGTACATCTCCGACCGCTTCCTGCCGGACAAGGCGATCGACCTGATCGACGAGGCCGGCGCCCGGATGCGGATCCGCCGGATGACCGCGCCGCCGGACCTGCGTGACTTCGACGAGCGCATCGCCCAGGTGCGCCGCGACAAGGAGTCCGCGATCGACGCGCAGGACTTCGAGCGGGCCGCCCAGCTCCGCGACAAGGAGAAGCAGCTCCTCGGCCAGAAGGCGCAGCGGGAGAAGGAGTGGAAGGCCGGTGACCTGGACGTCGTCAGCGAGGTCGACGACGAGCAGATCGCCGAGGTGCTCGGCAACTGGACCGGCATCCCGGTCTACAAGCTGACCGAGGAGGAGACCTCGCGCCTGCTGCGCATGGAGGACGAGCTGCACAAGCGCGTCATCGGCCAGGAGGACGCGGTCAAGGCGGTCTCGAAGGCGATCCGGCGGACCCGGGCCGGCCTGAAGGACCCGAAGCGCCCGTCCGGCTCGTTCATCTTCGCCGGCCCGTCCGGTGTCGGTAAGACCGAGCTGTCCAAGGCGCTCGCCGAGTTCCTCTTCGGCAGCGAGGACGCGCTGATCCAGCTGGACATGTCCGAGTTCCACGACCGCTACACGGTCTCCCGGCTGGTGGGTGCCCCTCCCGGCTACGTCGGCTACGACGAGGGCGGGCAGCTGACCGAGAAGGTGCGTCGCCGGCCGTTCTCGGTGGTCCTCTTCGACGAGATCGAGAAGGCCCACCCGGACGTGTTCAACACGCTCCTGCAGATCCTGGAGGACGGTCGTCTCACCGACGGTCAGGGCCGGATCGTGGACTTCAAGAACACGGTCATCATCCTGACCACCAACCTGGGCACGCGTGACGTGGCCAAGGCGGTGTCGCTGGGCTTCCAGCAGTCGGAGGACTCCGAGTCGAACTACGACCGGATGAAGCAGAAGGTCAACGACGAGCTGAAGCAGCACTTCCGGCCCGAGTTCCTGAACCGGATCGACGACACCATCGTCTTCCACCAGTTGCGCGAGAACGAGATCCTGCAGATCGTGGACATCATGATCCAGCGGATCGAGGGCCAGCTCCGCAACAAGGACATGGGCCTGGAGTTGACCGACAACGCCAAGAAGTACCTGGCGAAGAAGGGCTTCGACCCGGTGCTGGGCGCGCGGCCGCTGCGTCGCACGATCCAGCGCGACATCGAGGACAACCTGTCCGAGCGGATCCTGTTCAACGAGCTGACCCCGGGTCAGATCGTGGTGGTCGACTGCGAGGGCGACCCGGAGAACATCGACAAGTCCAAGCTCGTCTTCCGGGGCGCGGACCGGCCGGACGCCGTGCCGGACGCGGTCCCGGCGGATCTGGGCGCCGCCGCCACCGGCGCGGACGACACCGCCGCGTAA
- a CDS encoding A/G-specific adenine glycosylase, which yields MTEPTFATQVSRWYERNARDLPWRHPGIGAWAILVSEVMLQQTPVVRVVPAWDAWLARWPEPRALAEDTPAEAIRMWGRLGYPRRAVRLRECAVAIVERHGGVVPDRLEQLLALPGVGTYTARAVAAFAYGQRHPVVDTNVRRVVCRAVAGEPDAGPTTRPADLVATEELLPVEPAAAALASAAFMELGAVVCTARAPRCAVCPVEASCAWRASGQAAPEGPSRRPQRYAGTDRQVRGLLLAVLRETTGPVPHQRLDQVWHDDVQRARALAGLVTDGLVEPVGPESFRLAGDGPPVPLL from the coding sequence ATGACTGAACCCACCTTCGCCACCCAGGTCAGCCGGTGGTACGAGCGCAACGCCCGCGACCTGCCGTGGCGCCACCCCGGCATCGGCGCCTGGGCGATCCTGGTCAGCGAGGTCATGCTCCAGCAGACACCCGTGGTCCGGGTGGTGCCGGCGTGGGATGCCTGGCTGGCCCGCTGGCCGGAACCGCGAGCGCTCGCCGAGGACACCCCGGCCGAGGCGATCCGGATGTGGGGCCGGCTCGGCTACCCCCGCCGGGCGGTACGCCTGCGCGAGTGCGCGGTGGCGATCGTGGAGCGGCACGGCGGCGTGGTGCCCGACCGGCTGGAGCAGTTGCTGGCGCTGCCCGGGGTCGGCACGTACACGGCCCGGGCGGTGGCGGCGTTCGCGTACGGGCAGCGGCATCCGGTGGTCGACACCAACGTCCGGCGGGTGGTGTGCCGCGCCGTCGCCGGCGAACCCGACGCCGGGCCGACCACCCGTCCCGCCGACCTGGTCGCCACCGAGGAACTGTTGCCGGTCGAGCCGGCCGCGGCCGCGCTGGCGAGCGCCGCGTTCATGGAACTCGGCGCGGTCGTGTGCACCGCCCGCGCCCCGCGCTGCGCGGTGTGCCCGGTCGAGGCGAGCTGCGCGTGGCGAGCCTCCGGGCAAGCCGCGCCGGAAGGTCCCAGCCGCCGTCCGCAGCGCTACGCCGGGACCGACCGGCAGGTACGCGGCCTACTCCTCGCCGTGCTCCGGGAGACCACCGGACCGGTGCCGCACCAGCGACTGGATCAGGTCTGGCACGACGACGTGCAGCGGGCCCGGGCACTGGCCGGACTGGTCACCGACGGCCTGGTGGAACCGGTCGGCCCGGAGTCTTTCCGGCTGGCCGGCGACGGCCCACCCGTCCCCCTCCTCTGA
- a CDS encoding glycine cleavage system protein R: MNELAITVIGRDRPGIVADVAEVLAGLGANLTDSTMTRLRGHFAMTLICVGPAAADVEAAFAPLAADGHLLATVRVVTPDGANEPAGEPYVLAVHGADRMGIVAAMTRVLADAGGNVTDLSTRLTGSLYVVVAEVELPPGSSDEVAGRLTRAAAELGVGVSLRPADTDLL; encoded by the coding sequence ATGAACGAGCTCGCGATCACCGTCATCGGCCGGGACCGGCCGGGCATCGTGGCCGACGTCGCGGAGGTCCTCGCCGGGCTCGGCGCGAACCTCACCGACTCGACGATGACCCGGCTTCGGGGGCACTTCGCGATGACCCTGATCTGTGTCGGGCCGGCCGCCGCCGACGTCGAGGCCGCGTTCGCCCCGCTCGCCGCCGACGGGCACCTGCTGGCCACCGTACGCGTGGTCACTCCGGACGGCGCCAATGAGCCGGCCGGCGAGCCGTACGTGCTGGCGGTGCACGGCGCGGACCGGATGGGCATCGTGGCGGCGATGACCCGGGTGCTGGCCGACGCGGGCGGCAACGTGACCGATCTGAGCACCCGGCTGACCGGTTCGCTCTACGTGGTGGTCGCCGAGGTGGAGTTGCCGCCGGGCAGCTCGGACGAGGTGGCCGGCCGGCTCACCCGCGCCGCGGCGGAGCTGGGTGTCGGGGTCAGCCTCCGCCCGGCGGACACGGACCTGCTGTGA
- a CDS encoding peptide deformylase: MTGQEYAGLGGWTPEKLGVAGEVRPVVAAPEPVLSRPGPEVDPTSAEVVRLAADLVATMRVSPGCVGLAAPQVGVSAQVFAVDVTGHPKAVTVHGTFVLCNARVVEASRWKAGREGCMSVPDLTGDVKRASRLVVEGMLPGSGEPVRLVTDGFEARALQHEIDHCAGLLFLDQVAGAHAVYQRKVYL; this comes from the coding sequence GTGACCGGCCAGGAGTACGCCGGCCTGGGCGGCTGGACGCCGGAGAAGCTCGGCGTCGCGGGTGAGGTGCGCCCGGTGGTGGCCGCCCCGGAGCCGGTGCTGAGCCGGCCCGGTCCGGAGGTCGACCCGACCTCGGCCGAGGTGGTGCGGCTGGCCGCCGACCTGGTGGCCACCATGCGGGTCTCGCCGGGTTGTGTGGGCCTGGCGGCGCCGCAGGTCGGGGTGAGCGCGCAGGTGTTCGCGGTGGACGTGACCGGGCATCCGAAGGCGGTCACCGTGCACGGCACGTTCGTGCTCTGCAATGCCCGGGTGGTGGAGGCGAGCCGGTGGAAGGCCGGCCGGGAGGGCTGCATGTCGGTGCCGGACCTGACCGGCGACGTGAAGCGGGCCAGCCGTCTGGTGGTGGAGGGGATGCTGCCGGGCAGCGGGGAGCCGGTGCGGTTGGTCACCGACGGTTTCGAGGCGCGTGCGCTCCAGCACGAGATCGACCACTGCGCCGGGTTGCTCTTCCTCGATCAGGTCGCCGGCGCGCACGCCGTCTACCAGCGCAAGGTCTATCTCTGA
- the disA gene encoding DNA integrity scanning diadenylate cyclase DisA → MPIDRDATKPATATPHARTGAVSGNPTRAISVTVGGSVGGAGADPLRANLALMAPGTALRDGLERILRGRTGALIVLGYDKVVEQICTGGFPMDVEFSATRVRELCKMDGAVVLSSDGTRIVQAGAHLMPDPSIPTEESGTRHRTAERVARQTGYPVISVSQSMRIISLYVNGQRHVLDDSAAILSRANQALATLERYKLRLDEVSGTLSALEIEDLVTVRDAVAVVQRLEMVRRIADEIAGYVVELGTDGRLLALQLDELMAGVDADRTLVIRDYLPVGRKSRTLDEGLVELDLLSATELIDLVAVAKAIGYPSASDALDAAVSPRGFRLLAKVPRLPAAVVDRLVVHFGSLQRLLGATVEDLQAVEGVGDARARGVREGLSRLAEASILERYV, encoded by the coding sequence CCGCGCCATCAGTGTGACCGTGGGCGGGAGCGTCGGCGGTGCCGGCGCCGACCCGCTGCGCGCCAATCTCGCCCTGATGGCGCCGGGCACCGCGCTCCGCGACGGCCTGGAGCGGATCCTGCGCGGGCGCACCGGCGCGCTGATCGTGCTCGGCTACGACAAGGTGGTCGAGCAGATCTGCACCGGCGGCTTCCCGATGGACGTGGAGTTCTCCGCCACCCGGGTCCGCGAGCTGTGCAAGATGGACGGCGCGGTGGTGCTCTCCAGCGACGGCACCCGGATCGTCCAGGCCGGCGCGCACCTGATGCCCGACCCGTCCATCCCCACCGAGGAGTCCGGCACCCGGCACCGCACCGCCGAGCGGGTGGCCCGACAGACCGGCTATCCGGTCATCTCGGTCAGCCAGTCGATGCGGATCATCAGCCTCTACGTCAACGGCCAGCGGCACGTCCTGGACGACTCGGCGGCCATCCTGTCCCGGGCCAACCAGGCCCTGGCGACGCTGGAGCGCTACAAGCTCCGGCTGGACGAGGTCTCCGGCACGCTCTCCGCGCTGGAGATCGAGGACCTGGTCACCGTCCGGGACGCGGTGGCCGTGGTGCAACGGCTGGAGATGGTGCGGCGGATCGCCGACGAGATCGCCGGCTACGTGGTGGAGCTGGGCACCGACGGCCGCCTGCTGGCGCTCCAGCTCGACGAGCTGATGGCCGGCGTGGACGCCGACCGCACCCTGGTCATCCGCGACTACCTGCCGGTGGGCCGCAAGTCGCGCACCCTCGACGAGGGGCTGGTCGAGCTGGACCTGCTCAGCGCCACCGAGCTGATCGACCTGGTGGCGGTGGCCAAGGCCATCGGCTACCCGTCCGCCTCCGACGCGCTCGACGCGGCGGTCAGCCCGCGCGGATTCCGCCTGCTGGCCAAGGTGCCCCGGCTGCCGGCGGCCGTGGTCGACCGGCTGGTGGTGCACTTCGGCAGCCTCCAGCGGCTGCTCGGCGCGACCGTGGAAGACCTCCAGGCGGTCGAGGGGGTGGGCGACGCCCGCGCCCGTGGGGTCCGCGAGGGCCTGTCGCGGCTCGCCGAGGCGTCCATCCTGGAGCGGTACGTCTGA